The following coding sequences lie in one Candidatus Paceibacterota bacterium genomic window:
- a CDS encoding type IV secretory system conjugative DNA transfer family protein, whose translation MDDNRITYFAETDSRNRRVKFGIKKEDRLKHMYIIGKTGMGKSTMLENMAIQDIQNGEGFAFLDPHGKTAELLLDYVSENRIKDVLYFAPFDMDHPVSFNVMEDVGPDKRHLVANGLMSAFKKIWVDAWSARMEYILNNILLALLEYPDSTLIGVNRMLADKEYRKKVVDNITDPSVRSFWIDEFAKYGDRYMQEAGAAIQNKIGQFISNPLIRNIIGQPKSTFDLRQMMDERKIVIINLSKGRMGEANANLLGSMVITKIYLAAMSRADQSEHQMRSLPNFYLYVDEFQNFANESFADILSEARKYKLNLTVAHQYIEQMSEEVRAAVFGNVGTMICFRVGAYDAEVLEKEFAPQFTAEDLVNLGFVQIYLKLMIDGVTSQPFSATTLPPIERPIVSFKKEIFEHSRAAYARPRREVEEAIKRWHEEAANALSGSGIGGGARGQATGERGGRFAAAPNRDQGQNRSRDQRPRNDFNRPREASADRPRENRDDRQPAPVMPRRENIPRNNPPDRNRDRETPEDRERRERELRKAISLDHLKKEEVKNDKKTPTKENMSQLREALLSVMGDALNQQPPAVESQPEAQPASTQAESKPQTPSQTAPEIKKQEPVLAKKPELSKPSNREVPEEVLRRILEI comes from the coding sequence ATGGACGACAATCGAATTACATATTTCGCCGAAACCGATTCGCGCAATCGTCGGGTAAAATTCGGTATCAAAAAAGAAGACCGTCTGAAGCACATGTATATTATCGGAAAGACGGGCATGGGAAAATCTACCATGCTGGAAAATATGGCCATTCAGGATATTCAGAATGGGGAGGGATTTGCTTTTCTGGATCCTCACGGCAAAACTGCGGAATTATTACTCGACTACGTTTCTGAAAATCGAATCAAGGATGTTTTGTATTTTGCTCCATTCGACATGGACCATCCGGTTTCCTTTAACGTCATGGAGGATGTTGGGCCGGACAAACGCCATCTTGTAGCCAATGGTTTGATGAGTGCCTTCAAGAAAATCTGGGTAGATGCTTGGAGCGCTCGAATGGAATACATTCTCAATAATATTTTGCTAGCTCTTTTGGAGTATCCTGATTCGACGCTGATCGGAGTTAATCGAATGCTGGCGGATAAAGAGTACCGAAAGAAAGTGGTAGATAATATCACGGACCCGTCCGTCCGTTCCTTTTGGATTGATGAGTTCGCTAAATATGGCGATCGTTATATGCAGGAAGCTGGCGCCGCCATTCAAAATAAAATCGGCCAATTCATTTCCAATCCACTGATCAGGAATATTATCGGTCAGCCCAAGTCCACTTTTGATTTACGGCAAATGATGGATGAGAGAAAAATTGTAATCATCAATCTCTCTAAGGGCCGAATGGGGGAAGCGAATGCCAATCTTCTAGGCTCAATGGTTATTACCAAAATCTATCTGGCGGCCATGAGTCGTGCCGATCAGAGTGAGCATCAGATGCGCAGCTTGCCCAATTTTTATCTTTACGTGGATGAATTTCAGAACTTTGCCAACGAATCTTTTGCCGACATTCTCTCGGAAGCCAGAAAATATAAATTGAATCTGACGGTAGCCCACCAATATATTGAACAGATGTCGGAAGAAGTAAGGGCGGCTGTCTTCGGTAACGTCGGCACCATGATTTGTTTTCGAGTCGGAGCTTATGATGCGGAAGTCTTGGAAAAGGAATTTGCTCCGCAGTTTACCGCCGAAGATCTGGTTAATTTGGGTTTCGTCCAGATTTATTTGAAACTAATGATTGACGGCGTAACTTCGCAACCATTTTCTGCTACCACTTTGCCACCGATTGAAAGACCGATTGTATCCTTTAAAAAGGAAATTTTTGAACATTCGCGAGCGGCTTACGCTCGACCAAGAAGGGAAGTGGAAGAGGCCATTAAGCGCTGGCATGAGGAAGCAGCAAATGCCTTGAGTGGTTCGGGAATAGGAGGCGGTGCTCGAGGGCAGGCGACGGGCGAGAGGGGCGGCCGCTTCGCGGCCGCCCCAAACCGAGACCAAGGTCAAAATCGTAGCCGCGATCAGCGGCCAAGAAACGATTTTAATCGACCTCGTGAGGCTAGTGCGGATCGACCCCGAGAGAACAGAGATGATCGGCAACCTGCTCCAGTGATGCCGCGACGTGAAAATATTCCCCGAAACAATCCCCCAGATCGGAATCGAGATAGGGAAACGCCCGAAGATCGAGAGCGTCGTGAAAGAGAATTGCGTAAGGCAATTTCCCTAGATCATTTAAAAAAGGAGGAAGTGAAAAACGACAAGAAAACTCCGACCAAAGAAAACATGTCGCAGCTCCGGGAAGCCCTGCTCTCCGTCATGGGAGATGCTCTTAATCAGCAACCTCCTGCTGTCGAAAGTCAGCCAGAAGCGCAGCCCGCATCTACCCAAGCCGAATCAAAACCTCAAACTCCATCTCAAACAGCTCCCGAAATTAAAAAACAAGAGCCAGTTTTAGCTAAAAAACCAGAACTTTCAAAACCTTCAAACCGCGAAGTCCCCGAAGAAGTTCTCCGTCGGATTTTAGAGATTTAA
- the rsmI gene encoding 16S rRNA (cytidine(1402)-2'-O)-methyltransferase, with the protein MTFYVIATPIGNLEDITFRAVRLLKEVDLILCEDTRVTKRLMAKYGINTVTMSYHSQSKLSKIDKILDMIEEGKTLALVSDAGTPTISDPGSLLISKIRERFPEIKITPVPGAAALAAALSVSGLPASDFLFLGFLPHKKGRETLFKEVAASRRPTVFYESPHRILKTLEALGRHLSAERQIVIARELTKIYEEIVSGTSSEILLYFQNNPDKVRGEFVVIVEAKK; encoded by the coding sequence ATGACATTTTATGTAATCGCCACTCCAATCGGAAATTTGGAGGATATAACTTTTCGGGCTGTCAGGCTTCTAAAAGAGGTTGATTTAATTTTGTGTGAGGATACTCGAGTGACAAAACGCCTTATGGCCAAATACGGCATCAATACGGTCACCATGTCGTACCATTCTCAGTCAAAACTTTCCAAGATTGACAAAATCCTTGACATGATCGAAGAAGGAAAGACTTTGGCTTTGGTCTCAGACGCTGGCACACCGACTATTTCTGATCCGGGCAGTTTACTTATTTCCAAAATTCGAGAGAGATTTCCAGAAATAAAGATAACACCGGTGCCGGGGGCCGCCGCCTTGGCGGCGGCCCTCTCCGTTTCCGGACTGCCAGCTTCGGATTTTTTATTTTTAGGATTTCTACCACACAAGAAGGGCAGAGAGACTTTGTTTAAAGAGGTCGCCGCTTCGCGGCGACCAACCGTCTTCTACGAATCGCCCCATCGTATTCTGAAAACTCTGGAAGCGCTCGGCCGGCATCTTTCGGCCGAGCGTCAAATAGTAATTGCTCGCGAACTCACTAAAATCTACGAAGAAATTGTTTCCGGCACCTCCTCTGAGATTCTTCTTTATTTCCAGAATAATCCGGATAAAGTCAGGGGAGAGTTCGTAGTAATCGTCGAGGCTAAAAAATGA
- a CDS encoding Mur ligase family protein, whose product MTPDAELYYQKKLQRLADRELRMFKRTLPQAASSVRKIHLTGVCGTAMGSLAGLLKEAGYEVTGSDEAAYPPMSDQIVALGIPLFEGFKAENLAGADLVVIGNFSGPNNPEAKYARENNLPTLSIAEAFDLFFISGAAKGGTRKSLVVAGTHGKTTTTGLLAHLFEDAGKDPTYLVGGVLKNTDKTYAYGKGNTVIVEGDEYDTAYFDKSPKFLHYHPTSAVITSLEFDHIDIYDDLADYTQAFRFLAESIPEDGHLFLWGDDKNVRALAASVKCNIHFYGFLDDNQLEARNIETTSDGESFSLFANKKELGRVKTTLHGRHNILNTLAVCGMALSNGLSFEEIRQGLGSFAGMKRRQEIVGEVNGISVVDDFAHHPTAVRETIASIREKFPKRRLIAFFEPRSNTSRRKLFEEEYGKAFDQADLVYLSVPPLRHNDSKDDFIDEEKVAAAIIERASENGALDNGGLPKATFYPKAAELLKAALPHLQSGDVILIMSNGSFDGIHKDLLNALKSR is encoded by the coding sequence ATGACCCCTGACGCCGAACTCTATTATCAGAAGAAGCTTCAAAGGCTGGCAGATCGGGAGTTGAGGATGTTTAAGAGGACGCTGCCACAGGCAGCGTCCTCCGTCAGAAAAATTCATCTGACCGGTGTTTGCGGCACGGCCATGGGCTCTTTGGCCGGTCTACTAAAAGAAGCGGGGTATGAAGTCACGGGCTCTGACGAGGCCGCTTATCCGCCTATGAGCGATCAGATCGTTGCTCTTGGCATTCCACTTTTTGAAGGATTTAAAGCCGAAAATTTAGCAGGAGCGGATTTAGTAGTTATTGGTAATTTCTCTGGGCCAAATAATCCGGAAGCCAAATATGCTCGGGAAAACAATCTTCCAACCCTTTCAATTGCCGAGGCTTTTGATCTGTTCTTTATTTCGGGTGCCGCCAAGGGCGGCACCCGAAAATCTTTAGTGGTGGCGGGGACTCACGGCAAAACCACTACCACTGGTCTTTTGGCTCATTTATTCGAAGATGCCGGAAAAGATCCAACTTATTTAGTGGGAGGAGTTTTGAAAAATACCGATAAAACTTATGCCTATGGCAAAGGAAATACGGTCATTGTAGAAGGGGACGAGTACGACACGGCCTATTTTGATAAATCTCCAAAGTTTCTGCATTATCATCCCACCAGTGCCGTCATTACTTCATTGGAATTTGATCATATCGATATCTACGATGATCTGGCGGATTATACTCAAGCTTTTCGTTTTTTGGCCGAGAGTATTCCGGAAGACGGGCATCTATTTTTGTGGGGAGATGATAAAAATGTCAGAGCCTTAGCGGCGAGTGTCAAATGCAACATTCACTTTTACGGATTTCTAGATGACAATCAATTGGAAGCTCGAAATATTGAAACGACTTCCGACGGAGAATCTTTCTCACTTTTTGCTAATAAAAAAGAGTTGGGGCGAGTTAAGACTACTCTGCACGGAAGACACAACATCTTAAATACTTTAGCGGTCTGCGGTATGGCTCTTTCCAATGGCCTATCATTTGAAGAAATTCGTCAGGGGCTAGGGAGCTTTGCCGGCATGAAGAGACGACAGGAAATTGTCGGCGAAGTGAACGGTATCAGTGTTGTTGACGATTTTGCTCATCACCCCACGGCGGTTCGAGAAACCATTGCTTCTATTAGAGAAAAGTTTCCAAAAAGGCGATTAATAGCTTTTTTTGAGCCGCGCTCAAACACCAGCCGTCGAAAACTATTTGAAGAAGAGTACGGCAAAGCTTTTGATCAGGCCGATCTAGTATATCTCTCCGTGCCGCCACTTCGGCATAATGACAGTAAGGATGATTTTATCGATGAAGAGAAGGTAGCGGCCGCCATTATCGAGCGCGCCTCAGAAAATGGCGCGCTCGATAATGGCGGCCTACCCAAAGCCACCTTCTATCCAAAGGCGGCAGAGCTTTTGAAAGCCGCTCTGCCGCATCTCCAGTCCGGGGATGTCATTCTAATTATGTCCAATGGTTCTTTTGACGGGATTCATAAGGATCTTCTCAATGCCTTGAAAAGCCGATAG
- the radC gene encoding DNA repair protein RadC, protein MKSTALYKVEDNDLFLIDGNLQDRKYILKIKEMPDEGKPREKLLKYGPGALSLQELVAVVLGTGTVKEDVLEMSGRVLKEYGERSLASHIDPKVMAKDLDIPLIKAVTIAATAELGRRFFEKNNMAPAVIRTARDVHQYVRDMHNLSKEHLRGIYLNTHQKVIHDEVISIGTLNSNIIHPREVFKPAIEFGAAAIILVHNHPSGSVKPSKADIEITKQLINAGKLIGISLVDHVIVSGEKFASIEASY, encoded by the coding sequence ATGAAATCAACCGCTTTGTATAAAGTTGAAGATAATGATCTATTTTTGATAGACGGGAATCTCCAAGATCGTAAATATATTCTGAAAATCAAGGAAATGCCTGACGAGGGCAAGCCTCGGGAGAAGCTTCTAAAATATGGCCCCGGCGCTCTGTCTCTGCAGGAATTAGTGGCCGTTGTGCTAGGTACCGGTACTGTAAAAGAGGATGTTCTGGAGATGTCGGGACGAGTTCTAAAAGAATATGGCGAACGCAGTCTTGCCAGCCATATTGACCCGAAAGTCATGGCTAAAGATCTGGATATTCCGCTAATTAAAGCAGTTACTATTGCGGCTACCGCCGAACTCGGTCGCCGATTCTTTGAAAAAAATAATATGGCGCCGGCTGTTATTCGCACCGCTCGCGATGTTCACCAATATGTTCGAGACATGCACAACCTCTCTAAGGAACATTTGCGCGGCATCTATCTGAATACTCATCAGAAAGTTATCCATGACGAAGTAATTTCCATCGGCACACTTAATTCAAACATCATTCACCCCCGAGAAGTCTTTAAGCCGGCAATTGAATTCGGAGCAGCGGCTATTATTTTAGTTCATAATCATCCCTCCGGCAGTGTCAAACCAAGTAAGGCTGATATTGAAATTACTAAACAATTAATCAACGCGGGTAAATTAATAGGTATTAGTCTAGTCGATCATGTCATTGTATCTGGCGAGAAATTCGCCAGTATTGAAGCTTCTTATTGA
- a CDS encoding nucleoside monophosphate kinase — protein MPKRIILGVTGYPASGKDTLSNYLVDHYEFSHLSTSDIVRTYIKENNLGEMTRPLVRETATQLRQKFGGDYLMKEALKDPHPRLIISGIRSLGEAETLKKAGGKLIALDVPIEQRYQWAAKRKRASDQISFEQFRAEQEDEEKNQNINDCNVNAVLAMADYSLSDYKDFEDFYQKIDQLMSKILQ, from the coding sequence ATGCCCAAAAGAATTATTCTCGGTGTCACCGGTTATCCGGCCAGCGGTAAGGACACTCTATCGAATTATTTAGTTGATCATTATGAGTTTTCCCATCTTTCAACCAGTGATATCGTTAGAACTTATATCAAGGAAAATAATTTAGGAGAAATGACTCGACCGCTGGTAAGAGAGACGGCCACGCAATTGCGTCAAAAATTTGGTGGTGATTATTTAATGAAAGAAGCCTTGAAAGATCCCCACCCGCGGCTTATTATCAGCGGCATTCGCAGTCTCGGCGAAGCCGAGACTTTAAAGAAGGCTGGTGGAAAATTAATCGCTCTAGACGTTCCAATTGAGCAACGCTATCAGTGGGCGGCTAAGCGAAAAAGAGCCAGCGATCAAATAAGTTTTGAACAATTTAGAGCGGAACAAGAAGATGAAGAAAAAAATCAGAATATCAACGATTGCAATGTGAATGCCGTTTTAGCAATGGCTGATTACTCACTTTCAGATTACAAAGATTTTGAAGATTTTTATCAGAAAATTGATCAATTAATGTCTAAGATCCTTCAATAA